One stretch of Halodesulfovibrio sp. MK-HDV DNA includes these proteins:
- a CDS encoding ATP-binding protein, producing the protein MAQLLPTATLSYSTSQLPEAVSSLLRQLSDTCASDQSLDLDYVRNFFSSSLGWERKDVLQNLKGQLLEPENLSTLSHHIQLQMAGKVSSFPLFFLDTYGQRVTILVHPRPLRLADGSKQISSTLSLGSDIYPTQKQSDRQRLNLLAILDKLPEFVALVTPQFTLRYINKPFREQVQLTTGDSCYYAFTGNAELSGTPTHPYLPPFDVFETGSPSFSAWKSPRSGRSYRFLSYPFTDTDGEQLILLMGLDITQLTRFQEKLAITERQYHLITNNLSLAIAVVDGQRNITAANRQFRKWFKLQNESYPVSCPPILTTLDEDGECLLDKTTSLTISDGKEHECEFSTALDGAETTFRITACPLHRTKLFSSAIILLEDITEKKKIAQRTQQMRKLEAMSTLAAGIAHEINQPLSALRLYASGLDLMVEQRGSVPTEILQERLGWILRETGTIEDIITHMRSLVRHQGSFPLQRSDVNYAVVQSLTLLQSKLETRNVSIHEELQDNLPPVLALPIQLEQIVINIVMNAAHALEDEEGRRSITITTRETDDGYVQLSIRDNGPGLKGLGEKIFDPFFTTKESGKNMGLGLALVHTFVTSWEGTITAKSPLSDNHGTLIKILLPQAPAA; encoded by the coding sequence ATGGCTCAGCTACTGCCAACTGCTACATTATCATACTCGACCTCCCAATTGCCGGAAGCAGTTTCCAGCCTGTTGCGTCAGTTAAGCGATACGTGCGCTTCTGACCAGAGTCTCGATCTCGACTATGTACGAAATTTTTTTTCATCATCATTAGGGTGGGAACGCAAAGACGTTCTTCAAAACCTTAAAGGGCAACTCCTTGAGCCGGAGAACCTCTCAACGCTTTCTCATCACATCCAGCTACAGATGGCAGGAAAAGTCAGCTCGTTTCCTTTATTTTTTCTCGACACATACGGTCAGCGAGTAACAATTCTCGTACATCCACGCCCGCTGCGTCTTGCTGACGGAAGTAAGCAGATAAGTAGCACGCTGTCTTTGGGCTCAGACATCTACCCGACGCAAAAACAATCTGACCGCCAACGTCTTAACTTGCTCGCTATACTTGATAAGCTTCCAGAATTCGTAGCATTAGTTACACCCCAATTTACGTTACGGTACATCAACAAACCGTTCCGTGAACAAGTGCAGCTAACAACAGGGGACTCCTGTTACTACGCATTCACCGGAAATGCAGAACTTTCCGGCACACCAACGCATCCATATTTGCCACCGTTTGATGTATTCGAAACAGGCTCTCCATCATTTTCTGCATGGAAAAGTCCACGTTCTGGACGTTCGTACCGCTTTTTAAGCTACCCATTCACCGATACGGACGGGGAACAGCTTATTCTGCTTATGGGGCTTGATATTACACAGCTGACCCGTTTTCAAGAAAAGCTCGCCATCACAGAGCGTCAGTATCATCTGATCACCAACAACCTTTCGCTGGCAATCGCGGTTGTGGATGGTCAACGGAACATTACGGCAGCAAACCGGCAGTTCCGCAAATGGTTTAAGTTGCAAAACGAATCGTACCCTGTCAGTTGCCCTCCCATTCTCACGACGCTCGATGAAGATGGAGAATGCCTGCTCGACAAAACCACAAGTCTCACAATTTCAGATGGAAAAGAGCATGAGTGTGAATTCTCTACTGCACTTGATGGAGCAGAAACCACATTCCGGATCACGGCATGTCCGCTGCATCGAACCAAATTATTTTCGTCAGCGATTATTCTTCTGGAAGATATTACCGAAAAGAAAAAGATAGCTCAGCGCACCCAGCAGATGCGTAAACTGGAAGCCATGAGCACTCTTGCTGCCGGTATCGCCCATGAAATCAACCAGCCATTGTCGGCACTGCGCCTTTATGCCAGTGGACTGGATTTAATGGTCGAACAGCGTGGCAGCGTACCAACCGAAATTTTGCAGGAACGTCTTGGGTGGATTTTACGAGAAACCGGAACCATTGAAGACATAATTACACACATGCGCTCACTTGTACGCCATCAGGGCTCATTCCCGCTTCAGCGATCGGATGTGAACTATGCCGTCGTGCAATCCCTCACATTACTGCAAAGCAAGCTGGAAACCCGAAATGTCAGCATACACGAAGAACTACAGGACAACCTGCCCCCTGTACTCGCGTTGCCGATCCAGCTGGAACAGATTGTCATCAATATTGTGATGAACGCTGCTCATGCATTAGAAGATGAAGAGGGACGGCGCAGTATTACAATTACTACCCGCGAAACAGATGACGGTTACGTCCAACTCAGTATCAGGGATAACGGCCCCGGTCTGAAGGGACTTGGCGAAAAGATATTTGATCCTTTCTTTACCACAAAAGAATCCGGGAAAAATATGGGACTGGGACTTGCTCTGGTGCACACGTTTGTTACCAGCTGGGAAGGAACTATCACGGCTAAGTCCCCGTTATCCGATAACCACGGGACATTAATTAAAATTTTACTTCCACAGGCTCCGGCTGCTTAA
- a CDS encoding response regulator: MASISILVVDDERIVALDIKGTLETLGYSVCAVANTAESALQAAEKHSPDLVLMDINLKGEMDGIAIAHLFNAKYAIPVVFLTAYSDRGTFDRAKSSNPYGFILKPFDARKLHSAIEIALIKHSEEARLTEARQKAELENSAKSSFFANMSHEIRNSLNGIVGMTDLALETALDKDQKEYMTTVLDSAENLLDILNDILDLSRIEARKMSLTPKRFDLEKLINKIIRTQTPKAHQKNLTITYDIPAFVPTLLKGDPTRVSQIITNLLSNAIKFTEQGSISLEISDLATLGTYTEQQHVPAPKYRMLLFSVRDTGVGITEEEQNYIFEPYKQVLAEGTIPIRGTGLGLAICRDLVELMNGTIWVRSKAGAGSTFHFTAQFEHGETEEQVIEPGPIPEFPMGLQVAIADNNVVGQKLLLELLEKKGFTCHVTSNGAELLELLASESIDLVITEIKLPFLTGLEAMHHIRSGTIPETPTDLPIIAVTAFALKGDKERFIEAGMNGYVAKPIHASEFYREIARVLQPEELPAQPEPEIEETDMTQLLDVEGTLVRLEDDTELICRLYSLFVDEVAERLYGLKLFLQENAYDNAALHSQAFAAAAFNIGANSLGNALIQVHNAITNEKKIPIEQLQQLEALTIKTTKEITRNIEKLS, translated from the coding sequence ATGGCCTCTATAAGTATACTTGTGGTTGATGACGAACGCATTGTTGCGCTTGATATTAAAGGTACACTGGAAACCCTCGGGTACAGTGTCTGTGCTGTTGCCAATACGGCAGAAAGCGCACTACAGGCAGCTGAAAAACATTCCCCAGATTTAGTTCTTATGGATATTAACCTTAAGGGCGAAATGGACGGGATTGCTATTGCGCATCTGTTCAACGCTAAGTATGCAATTCCAGTTGTCTTTCTCACCGCTTATTCAGATAGAGGCACTTTCGACCGCGCCAAGTCTTCCAACCCTTATGGGTTCATTCTCAAGCCTTTTGATGCAAGAAAACTCCATTCTGCCATCGAGATTGCGCTTATTAAACATTCCGAAGAAGCACGCCTGACAGAAGCTAGGCAAAAGGCAGAATTGGAAAATAGTGCTAAATCCAGCTTTTTTGCAAATATGAGCCATGAAATCCGCAATTCACTCAACGGAATTGTAGGTATGACAGACCTCGCCTTAGAGACAGCGCTGGACAAAGACCAGAAAGAATACATGACTACGGTGCTGGATTCAGCAGAAAATTTACTCGATATTTTGAATGACATCCTCGACCTCTCCCGTATCGAAGCACGAAAAATGTCGCTGACTCCAAAACGGTTTGATCTTGAAAAACTTATCAACAAAATTATTCGCACACAGACACCGAAAGCTCACCAGAAAAACCTTACCATTACCTACGATATTCCTGCCTTTGTTCCTACACTCTTAAAGGGCGACCCCACCCGTGTCTCGCAAATTATTACCAACCTGCTTTCCAACGCTATCAAATTTACAGAGCAAGGAAGCATTTCCCTTGAGATCTCTGACCTTGCAACACTGGGTACCTATACCGAACAACAGCATGTGCCCGCTCCCAAATACCGCATGCTTCTCTTCTCTGTTCGCGACACGGGCGTCGGCATTACAGAAGAAGAGCAAAACTACATTTTTGAACCATACAAACAGGTACTTGCAGAAGGGACAATCCCTATCCGTGGAACAGGACTGGGGCTTGCCATTTGTCGTGACCTTGTAGAACTCATGAATGGAACGATATGGGTGCGAAGTAAGGCTGGCGCAGGAAGTACATTCCATTTCACCGCTCAGTTTGAACACGGCGAGACGGAAGAACAAGTAATCGAACCGGGCCCGATTCCAGAATTCCCTATGGGGCTTCAGGTGGCCATTGCCGATAATAATGTTGTCGGACAAAAGTTGCTTCTTGAGCTCTTGGAGAAGAAAGGTTTTACATGCCATGTAACATCAAACGGAGCAGAGCTGCTTGAATTGCTTGCCTCCGAATCCATTGATCTAGTCATTACTGAGATCAAGCTCCCTTTCCTTACCGGCTTGGAAGCTATGCACCATATCCGTTCTGGAACTATTCCGGAAACCCCGACAGATTTACCGATTATCGCAGTAACAGCATTTGCCCTTAAAGGTGATAAAGAACGATTTATTGAGGCTGGTATGAACGGGTATGTAGCGAAACCGATACATGCTTCTGAATTTTATCGTGAGATTGCACGAGTACTTCAACCGGAAGAACTACCGGCACAGCCCGAACCTGAGATTGAAGAAACAGACATGACGCAGCTTCTGGACGTGGAAGGAACATTAGTGCGCCTTGAAGACGACACAGAGCTTATATGCAGGCTCTACTCTCTCTTTGTAGACGAAGTGGCGGAACGTCTGTATGGATTGAAACTCTTTTTACAGGAAAACGCCTATGATAATGCAGCACTGCATAGTCAGGCCTTTGCAGCGGCAGCATTTAATATCGGCGCAAATAGTTTGGGCAATGCCCTCATACAAGTCCACAACGCGATAACCAATGAAAAGAAAATTCCTATTGAGCAGTTGCAGCAGCTCGAAGCACTCACCATTAAGACCACAAAAGAAATTACGCGCAATATAGAGAAGCTCTCTTAA